Within Pyxidicoccus trucidator, the genomic segment GTACCGCGTGACGCCGGAGGGACGGTGTCCGGACTGTGGAGAGGCAGTGCCTGGACGGTTCGATGAGGTGCCGGGGGCGTTCGGGGCACGGCGGGTTCCGGTGCGGATTGGAGTGGGAACTCGGACATAGACGCTCTGTTGGCGCTGCATGTAGCGTCCCTGGTCAGCAATGAGGCTGCTCGGAGCCAGGCTGCTCGCCCATGCACTGCTCCTACCGCCGGGCCCGATGACGCACGGCCATCGACAGGCCGCGCTGGCCATCCTGGTTCTCAGCCTGGCGTGCACAGGGGCTCGGCGCTACTACTCGAAGGCAGAGCTGCCCAGATTGGAAGGTAGCGACTCCCTGGTCGTTGCGCCTGGGCCATGGCCGGAAGTTCCTGCCGTTGTCGCAGACACGGCCAATGTCCCGGACGACCTGGTGCTCCCCACCCTCACAGCGTTGATGGAACTGCCCAGTGCCGCGGATGCGTGTGACGCGAGTACTGTGTCGCAATCTACCGAACGCCAGAGGACTGGCGCGTCTCCTGGCCGATTCGGAACGTGGTGAAGTCATCCAGCTCATGCACACCCCCTTTGGGAGGGGTCGATGATGCGGACTTCGGGAGGGACCTGCCTGTCTTCGGCTACGCCCACAACCACCCTTGCGCAACCGACGTCAGCAGTCGGGATCTCGCGGTCTGGCCTCTGGTGAAGTCAGAGGATGGCGTGTGGGTCATTGTTGCGTACGGAACCAGCCCCAGTGGAAAGCTGGCCCGTGATTCCCGAGGACAGTTGATTCCAGCCTGGGGATGGCTCGCGACCGGACCGCGAAGTGCGCCGCGGTTCTACAAGTGGAATCAGGCGGGTGAGGTGTTCAGGTGGGACAGTGGCAAGAAGCGTTGGCAGTTCCAGGCGACGTGCCGTCCCCAGCCGCCCAGTGCATTCAGGCCACAGGGAGCCCCGCCGGAGTGCGCTCCAGAGCCACTCCCGTAGAAGGACTCAAGGTGCCGCATGTCGAGACCTGACTCCCTCATCCTGCTCATCTCCCTGGTAGTAGGCGGAGGTACTGTGCCGCCTCAGCCCCTTGCTGAGAGGCCAGACGCTGGGCTCGTTGTCACAGGGACAGATGCTGGAACCCTTGTGCCCCGTCCTGCGCCCAAGCAGCCCGACGCGGGAACCGTTGCGCCGAAGACCGGCACGTCATCGGCCATTCCATGGCCGGAGGATGAACTGGCTCCCCTGGCCACGCTCGACGGGCCCGCCATCCTCGCCGCTCATGCCGCGCTACAGCAGGTGATGAAGCGCTTTCCCAAGGAGTCCACGAGAGAGTGCGCCTTCTCACCCAGGTCCCTGGAAATACACATCGGCTACCAGGCGGGGTGGTACTTCATTCGAATCGACCACCGCGTGGACAAGTGCCCGGAGTTCGGCCCAGGTGTCACCTTGGAGTTCGACTGGTTCGAGCTGTACGCCTATTCGCCCGAGGGACGCCTGGAGCGCTATCCGTACATGCCTTGAAGCGCCTCACCTCCGAGGCAGCGTGACACCGTGCCGCGTGAGGTCCTCTGGCGTGTTCACATTCACCAGGGAGCGCAGCGTCGGGTCCACCGTGCGCAGTGCATCCTCGGGCAACAGCCGCGCGCGGTAGCGTGACAGGAGCTGGCGCAGGGAGGGGTCCTCCGCCAGCGCCGCTCCCCACTCCGTCGCGAGCGCTGTCCGGTACACCGCGAGCAACGGCTCCACCCGTCCCGCCACCTCGAAGCACACCGCGTCCACCGCTTCACCCCGCGCATCCATGAGGACGCGCACCGCTTCCGGCTGCACGAAGGGCATGTCGCACGCCACCGCCAGCACCCACGGCGTGCGCGCCGCCACCAGTGCCGCGTGCACGCCGCCTGGCGCGCCCTTGCCCGGTACCTCGTCCGCCACCGTGCGCAGTCCGAGCCCCGCGTAGGGCCCTGGCTCGTTCGCCACCAGCAACACGTCCCCGAAGCGCGGCGCGAGGGCCAGCAGTCGCTCCACCACCGTGCGGCCCTCCACCGCCAGCAGTCCCTTGGGCACTCCGGACAGCCTCCGGCCCTGGCCCCCCGCGATGATGGCCAACGTCACATCCGGGTACTCGCCGTCCGAAATACTCATGGCGCGCGCTCTCCAGTCCCACCACCCACGACGTCACCGCTCCACCCCGAGCCCGCGCAACCCGACGCGGTGTACGGGGAACTCCTCAGGCCACCCTCGCCTACCTCCGACGCCTCTCCACCCGCGAGAGTACCTGACGCTCCGAGCCCTGCCCGGGGAGGGAGGAAGCATGCGGGGACCTGACACGCTCCCATGGACAACGGACACGGCCCACGGCGTAGGCTGCGCCGTCCCGATGCCGCTCACTCCGCTCTCCACCGCCCGGCTGGCCGCGCTCGACGCCATTGCCCCCGCGGCTCCCGAGCGGGTGTCCCTCCTCGACGCTCACGGCCGCTTCCTCGCCACGGCCGTCACCGCGTCGCGCTCGCTGCCCGGCTGCGACAACTCCGCCATGGACGGCTGGGCCGTGCGCTCCGAGGAGACCCGGGGCGCCAACCGCGAGCGCCCCTCGCGCCTGCGCATCATCGACACCGTCTACGCCGGCAGTCTCCCCTCCCGCGCCCTTCAGCCAGGCCAGGCCACACGCATCTTCACCGGCGCCCCACTCCCCTCCGGCGCCGACGCCGTCGTCCGCCAGGAGGCCGCGCGCGCCTCTGACGATGGCCAGCACGTGGACGTCTTCATCACCGTTCCTCCTGGCAATGACCTCCGCCGCACGGGAGAAGAGGTCACCTCCGGCACACCCCTCTTCGCTCCCGGCCAGCGCATGAGCGCCGCGGTGCTCGGGGTGCTGGCCTCCCTCGGAGAGACTCACGCCTGGGTGCGCCCCGTGCCTCGCGTGGCGGTGCTCGCCACCGGTGACGAGCTCGTCGCGCCCGGCACGCCCGCCCTGCCCCACCAGGTCTACGAGAGCAACCTCATCCTCGTGGCCGCGCTCGCTCGCGAGGCCGGCGCCGACGTGAGTCACCTGGAGCGCGCCCGTGACGACGAGGGCGCGCTGCGCGACACGGTGTCCCGGCTCGCGCCCCAGGTGGACGTCCTCATCACCACCGGCGGCGCCTCCGTGGGTGACAAGGACCACGTCAAGCGCGTGCTCGCCGCGCTCGGGGCTCGCTTCTTCGTGGACGGCGTCGCGCTCAAGCCCGGCAAGCCCGTGGCCATCGCGCGGATGGGAGACACCGCCGTCGTCGTGCTGCCCGGCAACCCCGGTGCGGCCACCGTCGCCTTCGACCAGCTCGCGCGCCCGCTGCTGCTCAAGCGCCAGGGGGTCCTCGAGACACGCCGCCGGGTGCGCGCCCGCCTCTCCGAGTCGCGCCACAAGCAGGCCGGCCTCACCTACCTCATCACCGCCACGCTGGAGCACTCGGGCGAAGGTGAGCCCCTCGCGCGCCTCCGCCCCCAGGGTGCGGGACAGATTCTGCAGAACGTCCATGGCGAGGGCTGGGCCCTCCTTCCTCCCGGCCGCGCCGACTTCGCAGTGGGCGACTCCGTCGACGTGGAGCTGTTCCACGGGGCCACCTACTCCGCGGTGGACGCCGCCCCGGGTGCCTCCGCATGAGCGCCGTGCCCGCCATCAGCATCGTCGGCTGGTCCGGCGTCGGGAAGACGACACTGCTCACGAAGCTCGTCCCCGAGCTGGCCTCACGCGGCCTGCGCGTCGCCGTGGTGAAGCACTCCTCGGACGCGCACCCGCTGCACCGCCCCGGCAGCGACACCGCCCGCTTCCAGGAGGCCGGCGCCGTGCTCACCGGCTTCGCCACGCCCTCCGGGGTGCAGCTCACCACCAGCGCCGCGTCCCCGGAGGCCCTGCCGTCACTGCTCGCGCGCTATGCCAACGCCGTGGACCTGGTGCTGGTGGAGGGATGGAAGGACGGCCCGCTGCCCAAGCTGGAGGTGTGGCGCGAGGGCCTCGGCCCGCCGCTCGCCCCGTCCCACCCCGAGGTCCTCGCCGTGCTGACGGCGTCGGCCACGCCACCCACCGGCCTGTCCCCCGACGTGCGCGTGCTCGGCCGTGACGACGTGCGCGGCGTGACGGACCTCCTCCTCACGCACCTGCGGCCCGGCCGGCGCGGGCCCCTGGCTCCGTCGGACGCGCGCGGCGTCGCGCGCCGTCCCGTGCATCGTTGGGACGGAGCCCGGCTCCATCCCAGTGAGGAGGACGACGTCGCCGTGGAGGAACCGCTGGAGATTCGTGTCAGCGGAGACTCCGTCGCCATCACCATGCGCACACCCGGCCATGACCGCGAGCTGGCCACGGGCTTCCTCTTCTCCGAGGGCATCCTCCAGAGCGTCGACGACGTGGGCAGCCTCGCGCACTGCGGCCGCCCCGGCGAGGAGGGCTGGGGCAATGTGCTGGAGGTGACGCCCGCGTCCGGCGCCGTGCTGGACGTGGAGCGCGTGCGCGCCGCCCGCCGCGGCACCCTCACCACCTCCGCCTGTGGCGTCTGCGGCCGTCGCA encodes:
- the fdhD gene encoding formate dehydrogenase accessory sulfurtransferase FdhD codes for the protein MSAVPAISIVGWSGVGKTTLLTKLVPELASRGLRVAVVKHSSDAHPLHRPGSDTARFQEAGAVLTGFATPSGVQLTTSAASPEALPSLLARYANAVDLVLVEGWKDGPLPKLEVWREGLGPPLAPSHPEVLAVLTASATPPTGLSPDVRVLGRDDVRGVTDLLLTHLRPGRRGPLAPSDARGVARRPVHRWDGARLHPSEEDDVAVEEPLEIRVSGDSVAITMRTPGHDRELATGFLFSEGILQSVDDVGSLAHCGRPGEEGWGNVLEVTPASGAVLDVERVRAARRGTLTTSACGVCGRRSVEDLLAVCPPVPPGPTLSPDAVARATERLRDVQRNFARTGGVHAAAALDAEGNVLAAYEDVGRHNAVDKVVGALVLAGSVRSVRVTRTPLTRQPVLLAVSGRVSFEIIQKAAMARIPVVAGVSAASSLAVELALRSGMTLAAFARNGRFNVYTGPERLTLP
- the glp gene encoding gephyrin-like molybdotransferase Glp; translation: MPLTPLSTARLAALDAIAPAAPERVSLLDAHGRFLATAVTASRSLPGCDNSAMDGWAVRSEETRGANRERPSRLRIIDTVYAGSLPSRALQPGQATRIFTGAPLPSGADAVVRQEAARASDDGQHVDVFITVPPGNDLRRTGEEVTSGTPLFAPGQRMSAAVLGVLASLGETHAWVRPVPRVAVLATGDELVAPGTPALPHQVYESNLILVAALAREAGADVSHLERARDDEGALRDTVSRLAPQVDVLITTGGASVGDKDHVKRVLAALGARFFVDGVALKPGKPVAIARMGDTAVVVLPGNPGAATVAFDQLARPLLLKRQGVLETRRRVRARLSESRHKQAGLTYLITATLEHSGEGEPLARLRPQGAGQILQNVHGEGWALLPPGRADFAVGDSVDVELFHGATYSAVDAAPGASA
- the mobA gene encoding molybdenum cofactor guanylyltransferase, with translation MSISDGEYPDVTLAIIAGGQGRRLSGVPKGLLAVEGRTVVERLLALAPRFGDVLLVANEPGPYAGLGLRTVADEVPGKGAPGGVHAALVAARTPWVLAVACDMPFVQPEAVRVLMDARGEAVDAVCFEVAGRVEPLLAVYRTALATEWGAALAEDPSLRQLLSRYRARLLPEDALRTVDPTLRSLVNVNTPEDLTRHGVTLPRR